CGCGGGTAGGGCTTACGCCGAAGAGATCAGCACCTCGTTTCGAAGGATCGAGAGCGCCACGCGCAATTTCACGAAGAAGGGCAAAAGTGACATCCTGAATATCCATTCGGTTGTCAGTCTCGCTTCGCAGTGGCTCATGCCTCGCCTGGCGCGGTTCAGCGCCCGCTATCCGGAGATCGATCTTCGACTGCACGCCTCGGGTGACCCGGCCGAGCTGAGGACCGGTAACGTCGATATAGACATTCGCTACGGAACGCAGCCGGTAGAAGTTGGCATCGCCGTCGAGCCCTTCCCGCCGGAGCCAATCATGGTCCTGTGCGCCCCTTCTTTGGTCGAGGGCGCAAACGGACTACGCTCACCGCGGGATCTCACTAGATTTCCGCTCATTCACTCCGAAGTGAACCTCTATCGCTGGCAGGATTGGGCGGACGACCACGGCGTTACGCTCAACATCGCCAGAGGACTACGTTTCGATAGATCTTTCATGTCCATCAACGCGGCCGCAGATGGACTCGGCGTTTGCCTGGAAAGCCGCATACTCGTCCGGCAAGATCTTAAAAGCGGAAGGCTCGTTGCGCCTTTTGGCCTGGAAGGCCCCAGCATCAATTGCCATAGTCTCGTGTACTTACGGTCCAGGGCGAGAACGCCAAAGATCGCTCTGTTCAGACAATGGATCGAAGAGACCCTGGCTGCCGACGCGGCTTCTGGGAGTGAAATCGACGTCGGCGGGAGGTGAGTTGTGACGACTTATGTTCGATGATGCGCGAATGGTGGATCAAACGCGCATCATCGACTTCAGGCAGTCGTTTAGCCGAAGAATTTCCGGAGTTCGCTCGCTATGAATTCGGGAGCTTCTTCCGCAATCCAGTGACCGGAGCCCGGGATCACTCCGCCTCGAACGTCACTTGCCACGCGCTGCATTGATTCCATCGTCTCCATGCCGCGGCCAAAACCACTGTCTCCGCCCAGGGCAAGGACCGGCATTTCGATCTTGCCATCCCTCTCGAGGAATAACTCGTTGTCTTTGACGTCGGTTGGAAACCCGCGATAATAGGCGAGAAGTGTGCGCAAGCCGCCGGGTTTCAGGTAGGTACGGAAGTACTCGTTCTTATCTTCCTGAGACAGAACGTTTGGACGGCTCCCATAATTGTCAAACAACCATTCCAGATAGATATGCTCGCGACCGCCGAACATCGCTTCGGGCAAATCCGGCGTCCTGAAGAAGGGGTGGTGCCAACGCCGGCCGCCTTGCGACATGTCCGCTCCATCGCCAGGAATGGTAACGTCCAGGATCGCGAGCTTGCTAACAGCCTCCCGGTGCTGCGCGGCCAGGGCAAACGCCACCGGGCCGCCCCAGTCGTGTCCCACAAGATTGAAGCGATCGATCTTCAGATGTTCAGAAAGAAGCTCCCACACGTCTGCGGCAACAGTTTTCTTGTCATAACCATCGACGGGCCGGGAAGTGTCGCCGAGGCCCCGCAGGTCCGGCGCAATGATCGCGTACTTGTCGGCGAGGAAGGGGATCACGTGCCGCCATTCGTGCGAACTCTGCGGCACCCCGTGAAGGAGAACCAGCGACTCGCCGGATCCTGCGGTCAGGTAGTGCATGGTGATGCTGGACAGGCGCGCGTAATTGCTTTTGATTTCGGGACTCATTTCTTTGCCTCCTTCTGACCGGCGGTCATACCCCGATACGCACGAATGACCTGACTGTCATCTGCCGAGCCTGACCCCTGCCCGGACGCGGCAAGGAAGAACTGATGCGCAACGGAGGCGAGTGGCAGGGCGGCCTTGGCAGAGGAGCCAGCGGCAAGCACGATACCGAGATCTTTCACAAAGATGTCGACGGCGCTCGTTACCTCAGGGTCCTCCAGAAGCATACGCTGGCCACGATCGTTGAGCATCCAGCTGGCAGCCGCCGAGCCGGACACGATCTCGAGTACCGTTGAGGTGTCAAGACCAGCCCTTTCGGCGAGCGATAGCGCCTCAGCCGCCGCCGCCAAGTGCACGCCGCACAGCAGCTGGTTGACCGCCTTGGCAACCGATGCCTGGCCAGGCCGCTCTCCGAGATAATAGATCTTGGAGCCGAGCACGTCGAAAAGATCGCGGCTCATTTCATAGGTTTGCCTGTCGCCAGCCACCATGATGGAAAGCGACGCGTCGCGCGCTCCGGCGACGCCGCCGGAAACAGGCGCATCCAGAAACCGGTGACCGCGAGCAGTAACCGCCTCGGCGAGCTGTTCAACCTCGCCGGGAGGGCATGTTGACATCAGGACTACGACGCTGGCCCTGGTTGAATTTGCCAGGGCGCCCCGTTCGAAGAGGGCTTGGTGCGCTTGGTCGATGTTGACCACCATCAACATCAAGACGTCAGTCTCGCTGGCGGCTTCCGTAGCGTCTGGATAGGCGGTCCCGCCACTGTCAGCGAAGCTTCTTAGAGCATTCTCCGAGATGTCAAACCCCTTGACCCTGAAGCCGCTTTTCAGGAGATGCGACGCCATGGGCAATCCCATGGAGCCGAGACCGATAAAACCGATTGTCGGTTTTCCCGGTCCTCGTGCCGGGCTTGGCTTTGTTTCTAAAGCTTTGTGCACTTCCGGGTCTCCTCCGAGATACTGGCACGTCATAGGCCGGCACATTCCATAGGCGGGTGCCGTACTCGCATGCGAAGCGGTTACCATGGTCGCTTCCTCCGCATCAAAAGAGTTTGTTCGGTGAACATGTGACCTGGATTCATGTTGCCTGACGCCTGCACCCGGAAACCTTCGTCATCCTCCCGCATCTCGCCGAACTTCCCTGAGCTCAGTTCACCAATGTCCCGTGGCAATTCATTTGCGGACGTTTGGCGCAAGCGCCTATTTTACGTGCAGCCGCACACTGGGAGGCTTCCAGCTTTCAAGGGACACCAATCAAAGGTCAGCGACCTGCGAGTGCTGAGGGACGCTTACGAGGAGAGCGCCTGCACAGCAAATTCCCAAAAACATCGACATAGATCAACACGGTTAGAGGAGGAACCAATGATCACAATGAATCGACGCACGCTTATTATGAGTTCCGTGGCTATGGGCGCCACGCTTGCAGCGCCGCGCATCATGCTCGCGAGCGCGCCTGAGTTTTCGTTTAAATTTGCCAACATCATGCCCGTTGACCATCCGCTCAACACCCGCATGACCGAGGCTTCCAACAAGATTAGCGAGCAAACCGACGGCCGGGTCAGCATTCAGGTGTTTCCCGCGAGCCAGCTCGGCACGGATGCTGATATGCTAAGCCAGCTTCGATCGGGTGGCTTGGACCTTCTTGCGCAGACAGGCCTCATCGCAGCCACACTCGTCCCGCCGGCGGCCATCACCGGCGTAGGATTTGCCTATCCCGACTACGCGCAGGTCTGGAAGTCGGTGGATGGCGAGCTCGGCCGGAGCATCCGGACGGCTTTTGAGAAGGTCAACCTGATCGCCTTCGAGAAGATGTGGGACAACGGCTTCCGGCAGACGACCTCGATCGGCAAACCGATCAAGTCGCCCGAGGACCTCAAGGGCTTCAAGATCCGCGTCCCTCCTGCGCCGCTCTGGACATCGCTCTTCAAGTCTCTCGGTGCCGCGCCGACGTCGATTCCATGGGGCGAAACATATTCCGCGCTTCAGACCCACGTCGCGGACGGTCTCGAAAACCCGCTCGCTGGCATTTACTTTGCCAAGATGTACGAGGTTCAAAAGTATCTCTCCCGGACCAACCATATGTGGGACGGCTTCTGGATCCTCGCCAATCGGGACAACTTCGAGGTGCTGCCTGAGGACTTGCGTGACATTGTCGTCACCGAGATCAATCGCTCGGCCCTCGTGCAACGCGCCGATGTCGAAAAGCTGAATTCCGAACTCCAGGCAGAGCTGACGAGCAAGGGTCTTGAATTTATCGACGTTGATGTATCCAAGTTTCGCGCGACGCTGCAAGCTTCGTCGTTCTACTCCGATTGGAAGGGGCGTTTTGGCGAGGAAGCATGGGCGTTGCTGGAGTCTACCTCGGGCAAATTGATCTGAGGCGTTAACATGGCTACTTCTGAAAATGTCAGCCCCCCAGTGGTCGGCACATGGCCAGTCCTGGCGAAAGCTGAAACGGGCGTCGTGCGCCTGATTGAAATGATCGCGGCAGCACTTGTTGTCGTCGAGGTACTCGTGCTGTCGGCGGGCGTCTTCGCCCGCTATGCCTGGGGCAAGCCGCTCATCTGGTCGGACGAGCTCGCTTCCATGTTGTTCCTCTGGCTTTCGATTGCGGGCGCGGTCCTCGCTTTTCACCGCGGACAGCATATGAGGATGGGCGTTATCGCGGACGCGATGCCGCCTGTCGTAAGGGCAAGGCTGGAGGTGGCTGCACTTGTCTTTTGCCTTTCGGTCTCCGTGCTTCTTCTGCCCGAGGCCACGACCTACGCTCTTCATGAAGTTCCGGTCGTCACTCCCGCAATGGAAGTTTCGGTCGCATGGCGTTCGTTTGGTCTTCCGATCGGACTTGGGCTGATGCTTATCCTTGGCGTGACCAACGCTCTCCAGCGCATCAGGCTGAGCGATTTCCTGGTCGGGGTCCTTGTAGCCGCATGCTTGATAGGGTTGGCGATTGCGGCGAAACCGTTGATCATGGCGATGGGCAACTGGAACCTCGTGCTTTTCTTCGTAGTCTTCATCGCACTGGGTGTGCTGAGCGGCGTACCAATCGCGTTCGTGTTCGCTCTCGCTGCCATCAGTTATGTGGCTCTGGGTACGAGCCGTCCGATAAGCGTAATCGCGGGTCGGCTTGATGAGGGAATGTCGCATCTTCTCCTGCTGGCGGTCCCACTGTTCGTGCTGCTGGGTATGCTGATGGAGGTTACGGGCATGGCAAAAGCGATGCTGAACTTCCTGGCGTCCTTGCTCGGACATGTCAGAGGCGGCCTGTGTTACGTCCTCGTAGCGGCAATGTACCTGGTATCGGGGATATCGGGTTCGAAGACCGCCGACATGGCTGCCGTCGCCCCGGCACTGTTCCCGGAGATGAAGGCGAGAGGATCAAAGCCCGGCGATCTCGTGGCCCTGCTTGCGGCTACGGGTGCGCAGACGGAGACGATCCCGCCGAGCCTGGTATTGATCACCATCGGATCGGTCACGAGCGTATCGATTTCGGCCCTGTTCATAGGCGGTCTTTTGCCGGCATTCGTCTGCGGATTAATGCTTTGCGTTGTCGTCTGGTGGCGCTATCGCAACGAGGACATGTCGGGTTTTCGCAAGCCGCCAGCCAGGGAGATCTTCCGCACATTCCTGATTGCGCTTCCGGCTTTGGCCCTGCCTTTTATCATCCGTACAGCGGTTGTCGAAGGTGTTGCTACCGCCACGGAAGTCTCGACAATCGGCATTGCCTACTCGCTGCTGGCAGGCCTCCTCATTTACCGCCGGTTCGACTGGAAGCGGGTAGGTCCGATGCTGGTGGAAACGGCGGTCTTGTCCGGAGCCATCCTTTTCATCATCGCGGCGGCAACGGCTGTGGCTTGGTGCCTGACTCAATCGGGTTTTTCGCGTGGTTTGGTTCAGACAATGGCGGGTCTTCCCGGAGGAGCGCCGATCTTTATGATCGTGTCGATTGTCGCGTTCATTGTGCTCGGTAGCGTGCTGGAAGGTATTCCCGCGGTGGTTCTGTTCGCACCCCTGGTATTTCCGATCGCCAAGGGATTGGGGATCCACGACGTGCACTATTCGATCGTGGTCATTCTGGCCATGGGAGTGGGCCTGTTTCTCCCGCCGTTCGGCGTCGGTTATTATGCCGCCTGTGCAATCGGCCGTGTGAACCCGGTGGAAGGCATAAAGCCGCTGTGGGGGTACATGATCGCCCTGCTTCTCGGGCTTGCGATCGTCGCGGCGGTGCCCTGGATCTCGATCGGTTTCCTGTGAGGTGTGACCGTAGGCGGCCGACAGATATGTCGGCCACTTCGTTGCGCCACCATCTCGCTGATTTAAGGACGAATGCTGGCTGGCAACGAGCTTGCGAAGCATGGTGCCAGCTCCGAAACATGTCCAGCGCAATGGAAAGTGCGTCCATTGGAAGAACGTGACGTTCGCGCGGTGTGGCGCTTCTTCAAGTAGCCCTGCGCGTCTTCGCGAGCAGAGGTAAGACCCTCGGACGGCTGAACGCCCGTTGGCAACCTGACGCCGAGCCACTCACATGACGATCAGGCAGGCAAGGAGACGGGTGATATTCTTGCCGACATTCGGATGCGAGCCGCGAGCCGCGGTCAATAAGCCAAGAGTTCTTCCGAACTCGCCGAACGCTAACGGGATCGGATGGCCGAGGCAGCGCCGCCCCTCCTAACCTATTGATTCGGTTTATGCACAGCATGTCCGATCGAGATCATTTGTTGAGCGATGCTCATAGAAACGGACATGCAATTCAATTGTCCTACAACTGCTACTTGATACGTTTCCGATGCAGTCAAAGCCGAAATCCGTCGCAAGACAAGCGCGGTGCATTGCGCTCGCACCGCAAACGCACTTTTGCAACTGGGGAGGAGTGAAATGAGAAATGCACGTTTCGAGATCGACCGCCGCAACTTACTATTGGCAGGAGGAGTTGCTTTGAGTGGAGCCGTTTTGGGTGCGAACAGTATAGCGGCTCCCGCTGAGGCAAGCCCCGTTTCCGGCGCACAAGCTCCGGATTTTTATCGATTTCCCATTGGGGACGCCCAGGTAACCGTCGTTTCAGACGGCCCACTTCCGCTCGGCGACCCGACACAAAGCTTTCTCGGCGTTCCTGCCGACGAGATAAGATCCATGCTGACCCACGGCTTCTTGCCCACGGATGAGGTCATTCTCGCTCAGAACGCACCTGTCGTGAACATCGGTGGCAAGCTGATTTTGTTCGACACGGGGATGGGATCGCTCAAGCAATTTGGCCCGACGACTGGCCGTCTCAAGTCTTGCTTGGCCGCCGCGAATATTGCGCTGGAAGATATTGATGCTGTCGTCTGTTCGCATGCTCATTGGGACCACGTCGGCGGAATCTGGGGCGACGACGGGGAACCAACGTTTCCAAACGCCCAGGTGTACATCAGCCAAACCGACTACGATTTCTGGACCGACGAGAAAAAACTTGGAGGCGATCTCAACGGTCTTGTTAAAGCAGCGATCCACAACCTTAAACCCGTGCGGGACCGCATGGTTTTTTTCAAGGACGAACAAGAGTTCCTTCCGGGTATTCATGCCATTAGCGCTCCTGGACACACACTCGGCCATAGCTGCTTTATGATAGAATCGGCAGGCAAAACAATGTGCTATGGCGGCGATCTCACCCATCATCCGGTGCTTCTGTTCGTAAAGCCTTTGATGGAATTTGCCTTCGATACCGATCCCAGACTATCGGCTCAATCCCGTGTGCGTATTTTAAAAATGTTGGCCTCCAATAGAATTCCCTTCATGTCCTACCACTTCCCATGGCCGGGCTACGGGCACGTTGGCATAGCGGGAGACGGTTTCGAGTATTTTCCTGAGCCACTACATCTTAGCCTGTTGGACTGAGTGGTAGAGAAGGGCGCGAGGGCAATGCCTTCGCGCCAATTCCATCGGGAAGGCGGTCGAAGGAAACATCACATGGCGTAGTTGCAGGCGACAAGCAGGGCCTGCGATTCCATCGCATTATTGGACAGGAAGTCGCGCGGGAACGGCAACTGAATCATGAGCGATCGGCGGACCGCACCTAAAGACCATTTGGAAACATATCCTCGCCGTAGTGGTGAAGCCTTGTGTGATGCCGTCGGCATAGCCAGCGCACCTTCAAAGGGTCGTCGTATTGATCATGATGGGCGTCGACCATTTCAATCCCGCAGACCTCACATGTTTGCTTTTCCAGCTCGCCTGCCTTTACGGCTCGCTGCACAGCAAGATGAGCATCATATTTCGCTGGATTAGCACGGCGCCAATTTGATTGGCGGATGTCGGTTTTCAGCATCGCCGCATCCTGTGCCTGTAATTTTGCGCTCTCGACCGACAAATACCTGGAAAGGGCTTCAAGCTCAAGTTTCCGCACAGGGCGACGGCGTCTGTCCGTGGCTTCGCGTCCGAAAACAAGATTTCGCATTGCCAGGAATGATCAGAGTTGGGCCATCGAGATCCAACTTTGCTGCCCGCAATCTTCGCATCGGTGGACCCGATATCGCTCGGGTTGATCGGTGCTCCCGATCTTAGCGCGCGGGATGACTAAGCTGAAACTTCTGCTCGATACAAATGTCCTGAAGGAGATCGGTCGAGCCGAACTGCACGAGAATGTGGCAGCTCGGCTCGATACGATTGGCGATTCCGATCTCGCGACAAGCGTGAGCTCCGTTCGAAAGACTGCGAAACGCATCAAAAAAAGCGTAGGACCGACGCTGTCGCGAACGTGTCCGCCAACGCTTCCGACGCCATCTTCGCCGCATCCTTCCTGTCGATGACAATATCGCCCGTCTTGAGCCATTCTTTCACTCACTCACCGAGCTTCACCGCCACCGCGCTCGGGGACTCAACCACCAACGCAATCATTTATTCCCCGCACAATCAGAGCGGCAAGACAGCGTTCTTTTGCGTGACAGTTCCACTCAAACGGATGTCAGTAGCCGAGAACCCAGCCATTACTGCAAATTCTCCCGCCTCTACCCGCCAGCGCCGCTCGGTCGTGTCGAAGAAGGCAAATGTTCGGGCGTCGAGAACGAAACTCATTTTTCTTTTCTCACCGGGTTCCAGGGCGATTTTCGAGAAGGCTTTCAGTTCTTTCACCGGTCTGGGTACAGATGCTTCAACATCCCCGACATAGATTTGCACCACTGCCGAACCCGGACGCTCGCCGATGTTGGTTAACCCCAGTGTCACTGTCACCGCGCCGGCAGCATCCGGTAGCCCTACCGTCAGGTCCGACATCGCAAAGCTTGAATAACCGAGACCATGACCGAAGGGGAACAGCGGCTTAATGCCGTGGCGATCGTAGTGCCGATAACCGACGAACACACCTTCGTCATATCGCACATGGCCATCCTTGCCTGGATAGACCGCGTCATCCTCGGTATGTGTGGGATTGTCACCCCAGCGCACGGGGAAGGTCTGTGCCAGTCGGCCCGAGGGCTCGGCCTTGCCGAGGAGCACATCGGCGATCGCGTTGCCAGCCTCCTGTCCGGGATACCAGCATTGCAATACTGCACGAGCACCGGAAAGCCAGGGCATTTCCACCGGTCCACCGGTTTGTAGTACGACAATCGTGTTCGGATTGGCCGCAATTACCGCCTCAACAAGCTGGTTCTGCAGACCAGGAAGTGCAATGCCGCTGAGATCGGAACCCTCGGTATCCCAGTCGCCCGTTCTGCCCACGAAGACTACCGCATGATCAGCGTTTGCGGCGACGGCTGCTGCCTCGGCAATCTCCGCTTCGGCCGAAAACCTGCCTATTCCTACCCGAATTGCGGCGATATAGAGGTTGACGTGATCGTGCCGGGCGTACTCGGCGACGACCTCGTATGTACGGCCGGCTTCGAGCGTGATGTCACCCGCGACCTCTTCGCAGCCTTCTTCAAAGAATGTGGTACCGCGTGTCCAGGAAGCCCAGGCGTCCACCACAAGCTTGCCGTCCACATAGACCCGGCCAAGCCCAGCCGAGGTCAGCCCGACGCGATAGACGCCCGCTTCTGACGCCCTGAAAGTGGTGCGCATCCGGGCCGAAAAGCGATGCGGATCGACCGTGCCCTCGGCCACGGGGGGCAACCAAACACCAAGGCTCGACGGTTCCTCGACAACCTTCACCGGCTCGCCAGCAAGTTCCCTTCCTTGGAAAAATTCGAAGGTTGTCGGGTTTTCGATCAGCGGCTGAAACCGATAATTGCTGCAACCCTGAGCGTAGAACAGGTATTCCTCACCCAGCGCGTCCACCAGCCCCTGCCACGGACTGACGACATAGTGAGGGTTCAACTGTGCCGAGCCGCCTCCCATAACCTGCGCGATCTTGGCATTGGGGCCGATGATGGCGACCGTACCTTGCTGAGCCAATGGCAGAATCCCGTCATTCTGCAGTAGAACTGCGCTTTCCGCTCCCGCCCGCCTGATGAGCGCCCTATGTTCCGGCCGATTAATGGCGTACTCCTTAAACTCGCGATGATCGTTGATTGCACCGGTGCGTTCCATCAACGTCAGGATATTGTGCACACAGGCGCGGATCGTCTCGGCACTTACCTCGCCGCCTTCGACCGCGGCCAGTAGCTTGGGGCCGCGGTCGCGGGTCGGGCCAGGCATCTCCAGATCCAGCCCCGCATTCACGGTGGGTGCGGTCGAACGCGAGCCGAACCAGTCCGACATCATCACGCCGTTAAAACCCCAGTCACCGCGCAGAACCTCTTTCAACAGCCAATGGCTTTCCGCCGTGTAAGTACCGTTTAGTCTGTTATACGAAGACATCACGGCCCAGACCTTTGCCCGCTTCACCGCCACCTCAAAGGGTATCAAGTAGACTTCGCGCAGAGTGCGTTCATCGATATCTGAAGAGATGGTTGTACGTTCAATCTCGGACTCGTTGCCGACGAAATGTTTTATCGTGGCACCGACTTTCTTGGACTGCAGACCTTCGATATAGCCGACGGCAAGTTCCGCCGTCAGTATCGGATCCTCAGAGAAGCACTCAAAGTTGCGGCCGTTTGTGACGCTGCGCTGGATGTTAACGGTGGGGGCTAACGAGACGTGGGCACCTTTTGAAAGAACCTCGTCACCTATGGCACTGCCGATTTCCTTGGCTAGGTCCGGATTCCAACTCGCTCCGATGGCGATGCCCACCGGGAAAGCCGCTGCAGTCACACCTCCGACAAAAGACCCCGCCCCGCGGGCGCCGTTGGGGCCGTCGGTCAAGCGCAATCTTCCTACCCCTAGGCGGTCGATGGGCGGTAAAGACCAGAACGTATCGCCGGAAAGTAGCGAGACCTGCTCGGCCAAAGTCATATTATCGAGCAATGCTTTTGTATCAGTCATCTTCTCTGCTCCTCAATCTCAACACTTACCTTTCCCAGATCGGCATCTCGAGATGCATATTGGGGAAGCTGGTGATCTCGGCGCCATGGAGCCGTCCATCCATGAAAAGGACGGCCCGCTTGTTCACCAAGGCGTCGCGTCCCGCCGTCGCGACGACGACGACATGTTCGCGGCCTTCACATAGCCGAGATGCGATCACCGCTTTCCACTGAAACAAGGACATCGCGGTTTGATCGATGTCAGCAGTGAAAGTTGTGCCGGCTGCGGCAGCGCCGGTTCTGTAACGGAGTTATTCCTCCGCAAGTTCGTGAGACAGTTCGAACCTTAGCAAGCTTTATCAGACAATCTGTTGACAGACAATCCTCGGTCGCGCAGCTTTCGTGTCGTCATTGATGATTCGATGCTTCCATCGGAGGCGGATCCCGATTGATGAAGTTTTTTCACCGCCTATGGACAAGGATCGACCAAAATGGACAGGCTGTTGTCCCGTTTCCGGCTACAGACCAAAGTAATCATTTTCGTACTGCCTTTCATAATCAGCATTTGCGCGGTGGGGTTTTTGGGGCACTACGCCGCGGGTCTCCTACAAAGCCGCCTGGAAACCTCGAGCCAGGTGATGCAGGTGCTCTCGGGTTTCCGTGACGTCTCCGCCTCGATGAGAGAGTTTCTCGACGAGGCGTCGGAAGAAAGGCGCGATCGCGTGAAGGCTGACCTGCTCGCCCAGCAATCGCATCTGCAGGCTTTAGTGACGAATGCCGGAGCTACGGGAGAAAGCGAAGGCCTCCTGTCGGCAAACGCGATCATGCGGGACGTGGTGGACAATTTTGGCTCTCTCTGGAGCATCCATGAAAGCGAAGAGCAACTGATAACCTCGATCGCCAATCATTCTGAATCGCTGGTTTGGTCGCAGGATGAAATGCTCAGGCTAGCTGACGAGTTGAGGAAGTCCGGCGAGCAGTCCGAGGGCGCCGCCAAATCGATGTTGCGCGATGCCGACAGGGTGACAGGCTATGCAACCTTCTTTTTAGATTTTGCCGCGGGCTACCAATCCGCCGAAACGACCGAGCTGAAACTCGAATATTTGCGCGGCAAAGTGGGCGAGTTGCGTCGAAGCGCCCGAAATCTGCGGGCTTCCTTGCCGTCGGACGCTACAAAACTGTCGAGCTCGGTCGACGGCGCGGTGAAAAGCGTAACAGAAATTCTGTCGCAGGGCGCCGCATCGGACAACGCCGTAGGCCTCGACACCGCAATGTCCGCGTTCAAGGAAATCTCCGTCGGGATTAACGCGGTGGCGAACCAGCAAACAAAGAAAGCAATCGTCGAGTTCGCAGGTCTCGACCAACGTTTGGCCAAGATCAGCAGCGCCTTGGACGGCAGCCGAAGACTTTCGGACTCCAGCTATCTCATCAGGATACACCTTGCGCGCTTCATAGCCGACCCTACCGAACAAAACCGCGCGCAGCTCGTCCAGAACTTCGACAGAACGAAGAAGGAGATATTGGACATCTGGAGTGCCGCTTCCGATCTCGACCTTTTCAAGGCAGTCCAGAATACGGTCCCTCCGGCGGTAGAGGGTATGACGCAAGACAGTGCGAAGCTCGTCGAGATCTCGGAAGTCAGGCGTGCGCAATATAGGCAAACGACAGACCAGTTGAACACCATATGGGGCCACCTCACGACGTTTGCCGACGCCCAGCGTGCCAGGGCCATCGAAGAGACGGCCCGTGCGAACGGCATTGCCCTCATCACGATATTTGCAGGCGTCCTCGTCGCGCTTCTCGCTGGCTTCGGGATGATTGCGACTTTCAAGAAACCTGTCGTCCGGTTGACCGACGACATGCGGCGTTTGTCCGAAGGGGACCTTGACATCGAGATCGGCGGTTCTGAGCGCGCTGATGAGCTCGGAGAAATGGCCCGGGCACTCTGTGTCTTCAGGGAGAATGCCGTAAGGAAAATTGAGATCGAGAACGACGCGGATCGTCAACGATCAGCTTCCGAAGCTGAACGTCGGCACAACGAAGCGGAGAAAGCCGAGATCGACAAACAGATCGGCGACGCCGTCGACAGTCTCGCCGCTGGGCTAGAGAGGTTATCCAACGGTGATGTTTCGAGCACCATCGATCAACCGTTCTCCGGGCGGCTGGAACAGTTGCGAAAAGACTTCAACAATTCGTTGCTGCGCTTGCAGGCGACGATGTCGGAACTTCGCGGCAACATCGTGCTCATTCGGCAAAATGCAGACAACCTCAGCAGTGGCGCCGATGATCTCTCCCGCCGCAGCGAGCGTCAAGCCGCGTCGTTGGAGGAGACAGCGGCTGCGGTTCATCAACTCACCGCGACGGTGCATTCGTCGACAGAGCAGGCGCAGGCCGCAGCCCGGCTTGTAAAGGAAACCAAGCAGGCCGCGGATGCGTCTGCTTCAGTGG
The Rhizobium sp. CCGE531 genome window above contains:
- a CDS encoding methyl-accepting chemotaxis protein produces the protein MDRLLSRFRLQTKVIIFVLPFIISICAVGFLGHYAAGLLQSRLETSSQVMQVLSGFRDVSASMREFLDEASEERRDRVKADLLAQQSHLQALVTNAGATGESEGLLSANAIMRDVVDNFGSLWSIHESEEQLITSIANHSESLVWSQDEMLRLADELRKSGEQSEGAAKSMLRDADRVTGYATFFLDFAAGYQSAETTELKLEYLRGKVGELRRSARNLRASLPSDATKLSSSVDGAVKSVTEILSQGAASDNAVGLDTAMSAFKEISVGINAVANQQTKKAIVEFAGLDQRLAKISSALDGSRRLSDSSYLIRIHLARFIADPTEQNRAQLVQNFDRTKKEILDIWSAASDLDLFKAVQNTVPPAVEGMTQDSAKLVEISEVRRAQYRQTTDQLNTIWGHLTTFADAQRARAIEETARANGIALITIFAGVLVALLAGFGMIATFKKPVVRLTDDMRRLSEGDLDIEIGGSERADELGEMARALCVFRENAVRKIEIENDADRQRSASEAERRHNEAEKAEIDKQIGDAVDSLAAGLERLSNGDVSSTIDQPFSGRLEQLRKDFNNSLLRLQATMSELRGNIVLIRQNADNLSSGADDLSRRSERQAASLEETAAAVHQLTATVHSSTEQAQAAARLVKETKQAADASASVVTNAVDAMGRIEAASGRISQIIGVIDEIAFQTNLLALNAGVEAARAGEAGQGFAVVAQEVRELAQRSALAAQEIKGLIARSTEEVASGSRLVNEAGRVLIAISSNVAGISERVELIAAASRDQAASLIEVNQAVGEIDDSTQRNAAIAEQAHAATQELTQETQRLMQQIEQFNIGRPRGHMLSVVS
- a CDS encoding glycoside hydrolase family 3 C-terminal domain-containing protein, translated to MTDTKALLDNMTLAEQVSLLSGDTFWSLPPIDRLGVGRLRLTDGPNGARGAGSFVGGVTAAAFPVGIAIGASWNPDLAKEIGSAIGDEVLSKGAHVSLAPTVNIQRSVTNGRNFECFSEDPILTAELAVGYIEGLQSKKVGATIKHFVGNESEIERTTISSDIDERTLREVYLIPFEVAVKRAKVWAVMSSYNRLNGTYTAESHWLLKEVLRGDWGFNGVMMSDWFGSRSTAPTVNAGLDLEMPGPTRDRGPKLLAAVEGGEVSAETIRACVHNILTLMERTGAINDHREFKEYAINRPEHRALIRRAGAESAVLLQNDGILPLAQQGTVAIIGPNAKIAQVMGGGSAQLNPHYVVSPWQGLVDALGEEYLFYAQGCSNYRFQPLIENPTTFEFFQGRELAGEPVKVVEEPSSLGVWLPPVAEGTVDPHRFSARMRTTFRASEAGVYRVGLTSAGLGRVYVDGKLVVDAWASWTRGTTFFEEGCEEVAGDITLEAGRTYEVVAEYARHDHVNLYIAAIRVGIGRFSAEAEIAEAAAVAANADHAVVFVGRTGDWDTEGSDLSGIALPGLQNQLVEAVIAANPNTIVVLQTGGPVEMPWLSGARAVLQCWYPGQEAGNAIADVLLGKAEPSGRLAQTFPVRWGDNPTHTEDDAVYPGKDGHVRYDEGVFVGYRHYDRHGIKPLFPFGHGLGYSSFAMSDLTVGLPDAAGAVTVTLGLTNIGERPGSAVVQIYVGDVEASVPRPVKELKAFSKIALEPGEKRKMSFVLDARTFAFFDTTERRWRVEAGEFAVMAGFSATDIRLSGTVTQKNAVLPL